The Burkholderia ubonensis genome has a window encoding:
- a CDS encoding SMP-30/gluconolactonase/LRE family protein, translated as MQQQIQAARAALLVDSRNTLGEGATWCDATDTLYWVDIERARLWRCRADGTGAASWPMPERLACFALTDEPDVLLVGLATHLAFFDLRTETFTRIVDVEPGLPTRLNDGRCDPHGAFVFGMKDEGGEPPRAVGGFYRLNADLALERLTLPPAAIANSIAFSPDGSRMYFCDSLVREILVCDYGGAGTSGVRSFARLTDADGDPDGSTIDRDGGLWNAQWGGRRVVRYGPDGVETERVDVPTAQPSCAALDGAGRLYVTSARVGLDDAALADDAAAGGVFVAVTRYAGLPTARFGGKRAR; from the coding sequence ATGCAACAGCAGATTCAGGCGGCGCGGGCGGCGCTGCTGGTGGACAGCCGCAACACGCTCGGCGAGGGCGCGACGTGGTGCGATGCGACCGACACGCTGTACTGGGTCGACATCGAACGCGCGCGGCTGTGGCGGTGCCGCGCGGACGGCACGGGCGCGGCGAGCTGGCCGATGCCCGAGCGGCTCGCGTGCTTCGCGCTGACGGACGAGCCGGACGTGCTGCTCGTCGGGCTCGCGACGCATCTCGCGTTCTTCGACTTGCGCACGGAGACGTTCACGCGGATCGTCGACGTCGAGCCTGGGCTGCCGACGCGGCTCAACGACGGCCGCTGCGATCCGCACGGCGCGTTCGTGTTCGGGATGAAGGACGAAGGCGGAGAGCCGCCGCGCGCGGTCGGCGGTTTCTATCGGCTCAATGCAGACCTCGCACTCGAACGGCTCACGTTGCCGCCGGCGGCAATCGCGAACAGTATCGCGTTTTCGCCGGACGGCTCGAGGATGTATTTCTGCGATTCGCTCGTGCGCGAAATCCTCGTTTGCGACTACGGCGGCGCCGGCACGTCCGGCGTGCGGTCGTTCGCGCGCCTGACCGATGCGGACGGCGACCCGGACGGCTCGACGATCGATCGCGACGGCGGGCTGTGGAACGCGCAGTGGGGCGGAAGGCGGGTGGTGCGTTACGGGCCGGACGGTGTCGAAACGGAGCGCGTCGACGTGCCGACCGCGCAGCCGAGCTGCGCGGCGCTCGACGGCGCGGGGCGCCTGTACGTGACGAGCGCGCGCGTCGGGCTCGACGACGCGGCGCTCGCCGACGATGCCGCAGCCGGCGGCGTGTTCGTCGCCGTGACCCGCTACGCGGGGCTGCCGACCGCGCGCTTCGGGGGCAAGCGCGCGCGCTGA
- a CDS encoding 4-hydroxyphenyl-beta-ketoacyl-CoA hydrolase, which yields MDIDNLIAIDTHVHAEVSCCQPPDLFAKAFDDAADKYFGTVLKQGRRPTIPETIAYYRERRIGFVMFTVDCESNIGRRRIPNEEIAQFAQDNADVMIAFASIDPHKGRLGAREARRLIEEHGVRGFKFHPTMQGCFPNDRLAYPVYEVIAEYGLPAVFHSGHSGMGSGMRGGGGLRLKYSEPIHLDDVAADFPDMKIVIAHPSWPWQEQALSIALHKPNVYIDLSGWSPKYFSPELVKYANTLLRHKVLFASDFPLIRPDRWLEDFHGAGFRPDVHPLILKDNAVALLALRQEAAQA from the coding sequence TTGGACATCGACAACCTGATCGCCATCGACACGCACGTGCACGCCGAAGTGTCGTGCTGCCAGCCGCCGGACCTGTTCGCGAAGGCGTTCGACGACGCGGCCGACAAGTATTTCGGCACGGTGCTGAAGCAGGGCCGCCGGCCGACGATTCCGGAGACGATCGCGTATTACCGCGAGCGCCGGATCGGCTTCGTGATGTTCACCGTCGATTGCGAGAGCAACATCGGGCGGCGGCGCATTCCGAACGAGGAGATCGCGCAATTCGCGCAGGACAACGCGGACGTGATGATCGCGTTCGCGAGCATCGACCCGCACAAGGGCCGCCTCGGCGCGCGCGAGGCGCGCCGGCTGATCGAGGAACACGGCGTGCGCGGCTTCAAGTTCCATCCGACGATGCAGGGATGCTTTCCGAACGACCGGCTCGCGTATCCGGTCTACGAGGTGATCGCCGAATACGGGCTGCCGGCCGTGTTCCACAGCGGGCATTCGGGAATGGGGTCGGGGATGCGCGGCGGCGGCGGGCTGCGTCTGAAGTATTCCGAACCGATCCATCTCGACGACGTCGCCGCCGACTTCCCCGACATGAAGATCGTGATCGCGCACCCGTCGTGGCCGTGGCAGGAACAGGCGCTGTCGATCGCGCTGCACAAGCCGAACGTGTACATCGACCTGTCCGGCTGGTCGCCGAAGTATTTCTCGCCGGAACTCGTCAAATACGCGAACACGTTGCTCAGGCACAAGGTGCTGTTCGCGTCCGATTTCCCGCTGATCCGGCCGGACCGCTGGCTGGAAGACTTTCACGGCGCCGGGTTCCGGCCCGACGTGCATCCGCTGATCCTGAAGGACAACGCGGTCGCGCTGCTGGCGCTGCGTCAGGAAGCGGCGCAGGCGTGA
- a CDS encoding p-hydroxycinnamoyl CoA hydratase/lyase, with the protein MGYEGRWKTVKVEVAGGIAWVTLNRPDKRNAMSPTLNQEMLQVLDAIEFDDDAKVLVLTGAGAAWTAGMDLKEYFREIDGGPDALQEKVRRDASEWQWRRLRMYGKPTIAMVNGWCFGGGFSPLVACDLAIAADEAVFGLSEINWGIPPGNLVSKAMADTVGHRRALHYIMTGDTFTGVEAADMGLVNRSVPLAELRDATIALAARLIDKNPVVLRAAKHGFKRSRELTWEQCEDYLYAKLDQAQLRDPERGREQGLKQFLDDKAIKPGLQAYKR; encoded by the coding sequence ATGGGTTACGAAGGGCGCTGGAAAACGGTGAAGGTCGAGGTCGCGGGCGGCATCGCATGGGTGACGCTGAACCGTCCGGACAAGCGCAACGCGATGAGCCCGACGCTCAACCAGGAGATGCTGCAGGTGCTCGACGCGATCGAGTTCGACGACGACGCGAAGGTGCTCGTGCTGACCGGCGCGGGCGCCGCGTGGACGGCCGGCATGGATCTGAAGGAGTACTTCCGCGAAATCGACGGCGGCCCGGACGCGCTGCAGGAGAAGGTGCGGCGCGACGCGTCGGAGTGGCAATGGCGGCGCCTGCGGATGTACGGCAAGCCGACGATCGCGATGGTGAACGGCTGGTGCTTCGGCGGCGGCTTCTCGCCGCTCGTCGCGTGCGATCTCGCGATCGCGGCCGACGAAGCGGTGTTCGGCCTGTCGGAGATCAACTGGGGCATCCCGCCGGGCAACCTCGTCAGCAAGGCGATGGCGGATACCGTCGGGCATCGCCGCGCGCTGCACTACATCATGACGGGCGATACGTTCACCGGCGTCGAGGCGGCGGACATGGGCCTCGTGAACCGCAGCGTGCCGCTCGCCGAGCTGCGCGACGCGACGATCGCGCTCGCCGCGCGCCTCATCGACAAGAACCCGGTCGTGCTGCGCGCGGCGAAGCACGGCTTCAAGCGCTCGCGGGAACTGACGTGGGAGCAGTGCGAGGATTACCTGTACGCGAAGCTCGATCAGGCGCAATTGCGCGATCCGGAGCGGGGCCGCGAGCAGGGGCTCAAGCAGTTCCTCGACGACAAGGCGATCAAGCCCGGGCTGCAGGCGTACAAGCGCTGA
- a CDS encoding aldehyde dehydrogenase, whose protein sequence is MTDRQMLIGGEWCAARDGRTFDRFNPATGALASRAPAAGAADVDAAVDAAHRAFPAWAALAPTERRRLLLKAADLMDARVDAFIATGVAETGATPGWYGFNVTLAANMLREAAAMTTQIDGDVIPSDVPGNLALAMRVPCGVVLGIAPWNAPVILGTRALAMPLACGNTVVLKASEACPGVHALIGEVLHDAGLGAGVVNVVTHAADDAPELVERLIAHPHVKRVNFTGSTHVGRIVARHAAAHLKPVLLELGGKAPVLVLDDADLDAAVDAIAFGAFFNQGQICMSTERVIAARPIADALVERLAAKARTLVAGDPHAGHALGTMVDARAAARAAALFEDARLHGARLPLGCRIDGAVMQPAIVDGVTPHMRLYREESFAPVVAILRADNDDDAVALANDSEFGLAASVFSRDVARALAVARRIESGICHINGPTVHDEAQMPFGGVKASGHGRFGSRASIAEFTELRWITVQTAPRHYPI, encoded by the coding sequence ATGACCGACAGACAGATGCTGATCGGCGGCGAATGGTGCGCGGCACGCGACGGGCGCACCTTCGACCGTTTCAACCCGGCGACCGGCGCGCTCGCGTCGCGTGCGCCGGCCGCGGGCGCCGCCGACGTCGACGCGGCGGTCGACGCCGCGCACCGCGCGTTTCCCGCCTGGGCCGCGCTCGCGCCGACCGAGCGCCGCCGGCTGCTGCTGAAGGCGGCGGACCTGATGGACGCGCGCGTCGACGCGTTCATCGCGACCGGCGTCGCGGAAACCGGCGCGACGCCGGGCTGGTACGGCTTCAACGTGACGCTCGCGGCGAACATGCTGCGCGAGGCGGCCGCGATGACGACGCAGATCGACGGCGACGTCATCCCGTCCGACGTGCCCGGCAATCTCGCGCTCGCGATGCGCGTGCCGTGCGGCGTCGTGCTCGGCATCGCGCCGTGGAATGCGCCGGTGATCCTCGGCACCCGCGCGCTCGCGATGCCGCTCGCGTGCGGCAACACGGTCGTGCTGAAGGCGTCCGAGGCGTGCCCCGGCGTGCACGCGCTGATCGGCGAGGTGCTGCACGACGCGGGGCTCGGCGCGGGCGTCGTCAACGTGGTCACGCACGCGGCGGACGACGCGCCGGAACTCGTCGAACGGCTGATCGCGCATCCGCACGTGAAGCGCGTCAACTTCACCGGCTCGACGCACGTCGGGCGCATCGTCGCGCGCCACGCGGCCGCCCACCTGAAGCCGGTGCTGCTCGAACTCGGCGGCAAGGCGCCGGTGCTCGTGCTCGACGACGCGGATCTCGACGCCGCCGTCGACGCGATCGCGTTCGGCGCGTTCTTCAACCAGGGGCAGATCTGCATGTCGACCGAGCGCGTGATCGCCGCGCGGCCGATCGCGGACGCGCTCGTCGAGCGGCTCGCCGCGAAGGCGCGCACGCTCGTCGCCGGCGATCCGCACGCGGGCCATGCGCTCGGCACGATGGTCGATGCGCGCGCGGCCGCCCGCGCGGCGGCGCTCTTCGAGGATGCGCGCCTGCACGGCGCGCGCCTGCCGCTCGGCTGCCGGATCGACGGCGCGGTGATGCAGCCCGCGATCGTCGACGGCGTGACGCCGCACATGCGCCTGTATCGCGAGGAATCGTTCGCGCCGGTCGTCGCGATCCTGCGCGCCGACAACGACGACGACGCGGTCGCGCTCGCGAACGACAGCGAGTTCGGGCTCGCGGCGAGCGTGTTCAGCCGCGACGTCGCGCGCGCGCTGGCGGTTGCGCGGCGGATCGAATCGGGGATCTGCCACATCAACGGCCCGACCGTGCACGACGAAGCGCAGATGCCGTTCGGCGGCGTGAAGGCGAGCGGCCATGGCCGCTTCGGCAGCCGTGCGTCGATCGCCGAATTCACCGAGCTGCGCTGGATCACCGTGCAGACCGCGCCGCGCCACTACCCGATCTGA